In the genome of Amaranthus tricolor cultivar Red isolate AtriRed21 chromosome 15, ASM2621246v1, whole genome shotgun sequence, one region contains:
- the LOC130801594 gene encoding 60S ribosomal protein L13-1 produces MVRHNNVIPNGHFKKHWQNYVRTWFNQPARKTRRRLARQKKAVKIFPRPTAGPLRPVVHGQTLKYNMKVRAGRGFSFEELAAAGIPKKLAPTIGIAVDHRRRNRSLEGLQTNVQRLKTYKAKLVVFPRHARKFKAGDSTPEELATATQVQGEILPIQREQPNVELVKITDEMKNFNAYAKLRLERTNKRHQGARLKRAAEAEKEEKK; encoded by the exons ATGGTGAGGCATAACAATGTTATCCCTAATGGACACTTCAAGAAGCACTGGCAAAATTATGTCAGGACATGGTTTAACCAACCAGCTCGCAAGACAAGGAGACGTCTTG CTAGGCAAAAGAAGGCCGTGAAAATCTTCCCTAGGCCTACTGCAGGACCTCTTCGCCCAGTTGTACATGGTCAAACTTTGAAGTACAACATGAAAGTCAGGGCTGGTAGAGGGTTCTCTTTTGAAGAGCTAGCT GCAGCTGGTATTCCCAAGAAGCTTGCTCCAACAATTGGGATTGCTGTTGACCATAGACGCAGAAATCGTTCACTGGAGGGGCTTCAAACGAATGTCCAAAGGCTAAAGACCTACAAGGCTAAGCTTGTCGTCTTCCCAAGACATGCACGCAAGTTCAAG GCTGGTGATTCTACTCCAGAGGAACTTGCAACTGCCACACAGGTGCAAGGAGAGATCTTACCAATTCAAAGGGAACAACCAAATGTCGAGCTTGTCAAGATTACTGACGAGATGAAGAACTTTAACGCATATGCTAAGCTCCGTCTCGAGAGGACAAACAAGCGTCACCAAGGTGCAAGACTTAAGAGGGCAGCCGAGGCTGAGAAGGAAGAAAAGAAGTAA
- the LOC130801363 gene encoding acyl-CoA-binding domain-containing protein 1-like, which yields MGLKEDFDLYAEKVKSLPTATNEDLLILYGLFKQATVGNVNTDRPGLFDPKGKAKWDAWKGNEGKSQDDAMSDYITKAKQLLEAAGLPA from the exons ATGGGTCTTAAG GAAGATTTTGATCTATATGCTGAGAAGGTCAAATCCTTACCTACTGCTACTAATGAGGATTTGCTCATTCTTTATGGGTTATTTAAGCAGGCCACTGTTGGAAATGTGAACACCG ACCGCCCTGGCTTGTTTGATCCAAAGGGAAAGGCAAAATGGGACGCATGGAAGGGAAACGAAG GGAAAAGCCAAGATGATGCCATGAGTGATTACATCACAAAGGCCAAGCAATTGTTGGAGGCTGCTGGTCTTCCTGCCTAA
- the LOC130801303 gene encoding probable polyamine transporter At1g31830 isoform X1, translating to MMQGSTEVPCTKEAADQQVINVPKGANSGDGVVVAHSTNPTDVVFDEKLRHTGSNRQTSIEMGEYNGVRYSGIDNALSSPRAEKSKKVSLLPLVFLIFYEVSGGPFGVEDSVGAAGPLLALVGFLVFPFIWSVPEALITAEMGTMFPENGGYVVWVSAALGDYWGFQQGWMKWISGVIDNALYPVLFLDYFKSVVPLVGHGYPRTLAVLVLTAVLTFLNYRGLAIVGWVAVLLGVVSILPFAVMGLLAVPKVEPSRWLVVDLKNVNWGLYLNTLFWNLNYWDSVSTLAGEVENPKKNLPKALFYALIFVVAAYFFPLLVGTGAIPLDRSQWSDGYFADVAKIIGGTWLCWWIQGAAAMSNMGMFVTEMSGDSFQLLGMAERGMLPEIFAKRSRHGTPLIGILFSASGVLLLSWLSFEEIVAAENFLYCFGMILEFIAFVILRIRQPAVSRPYKIPVGTIGAILLCIPPTVLICVVLALSSVKVMVVSLIAVAIGLVMHPALRYCKEKRWLKFSVSINLPDLQADVHENTQSLVP from the exons ATGATGCAAGGGTCCACAGAGGTTCCCTGTACCAAAGAAGCAGCTGATCAACAAGTGATAAATGTTCCCAAAGGAGCTAACAGTGGTGATGGAGTTGTAGTAGCTCACTCAACTAATCCAACCGACGTCGTTTTTGATGAg AAACTTAGGCATACAGGTAGCAATAGGCAAACTTCCATTGAGATGGGAGAATACAATGGAGTAAGATATTCTGGTATTGATAATGCTCTATCTTCACCAAGGGCTGAGAAATCTAAAAAGGTTTCATTACTACCACTTGTTTTCCTCATCTTTTATGAGGTTTCGGGAGGTCCATTTGGGGTTGAGGATAGTGTTGGTGCCGCTGGACCTTTGTTAGCTCTTGTAGGGTTCTTAGTATTCCCCTTTATATGGAGTGTTCCTGAGGCATTGATCACAGCAGAAATGGGAACAATGTTTCCTGAAAATGGGGGTTATGTTGTTTGGGTTTCAGCTGCTTTAGGGGATTACTGGGGTTTTCAGCAAGGTTGGATGAAGTGGATTAGTGGTGTTATTGATAATGCATTATACCCTGTTCTGTTTCTTGATTACTTCAAATCAGTAGTTCCTTTGGTAGGCCATGGTTATCCAAGGACTTTAGCAGTGCTAGTTTTGACTGCTGTTCTTACATTCTTGAACTATAGGGGTTTAGCTATTGTTGGATGGGTTGCTGTTCTGTTGGGTGTGGTGTCTATTCTTCCTTTTGCTGTTATGGGACTATTGGCGGTTCCAAAAGTGGAGCCGTCTAGATGGCTAGTAGTTGATCTTAAAAATGTCAACTGGGGTTTGTACTTAAACACCCTCTTTTGGAATTTGAACTACTGGGATTCAGTAAGTACCCTTGCTGGTGAGGTCGAGAACCCAAAGAAGAATCTACCAAAAGCCTTATTTTACGCTCTGATATTTGTTGTTGCTGCCTATTTCTTCCCCCTTTTAGTCGGGACTGGGGCAATTCCTCTTGATCGGAGCCAATGGTCTGACGGGTATTTTGCTGATGTCGCCAAAATTATCGGTGGAACATGGTTATGTTGGTGGATTCAGGGTGCCGCTGCAATGTCTAACATGGGTATGTTTGTTACTGAAATGAGTGGCGATTCTTTCCAGCTTTTGGGTATGGCAGAGAGGGGCATGCTTCCTGAAATTTTCGCTAAGAGATCACGTCATGGAACCCCTTTAATTGGCATATTATTCTCAGCTTCCGGTGTACTTCTACTGTCTTGGTTGAGCTTTGAAGAGATTGTGGCCGCTGAGAATTTTTTATACTGCTTCGGAATGATTTTGGAATTCATTGCTTTTGTGATCTTACGCATAAGACAACCAGCTGTTTCTCGGCCTTACAAGATTCCTGTTGGGACAATCGGAGCTATTCTGTTGTGTATACCGCCCACGGTATTAATATGTGTCGTTCTGGCTCTTTCATCTGTTAAAGTC